The DNA sequence CTGAAGCACAAACTTTGAGAGACTTCCTCAAAGTAACAGAAGTGCTTCTTTTTACAACTATAAGGAAAAAAGCACAGTAAAGGCCAATGCTGGTTCTATTGTTCAGTTCTTGGTTTTGAATGTCTTTGTCCGCTGAGAAAGAGAATATCCCTAAATTGCTGGTTTTAAGCCTTTAAATCTTGTCTCACAACCCCTAAATTCCCCCTCACCCAAACCCAAGCCTCTACCCTTCAGcttatggatgttttttttttttagagggaAGTAACAGGGAATTTGTTCTCGCTATTTCCACAGGAAAGGCGGTTAATGATAATAAAGATCAGAAAGGTCCACTGGGGGCTAACTGCTCCGTCGAAAATCAACCCCCCAGCCAACTAATCGTTATTTCCTCTAAATTCTGCAGAGGAAATTGACTGTGATAATGCGTGAGATTATCCACATCCTGTGAACTTCTCTCCGTCTCAGAcattccaaccccccccccccaccccaagaaATACTGAGGAACCTCTAGTGATGTGAAATGGGGTCACCATTGTTGTGACTCGTTTTGGATTCTGATTTACCTTGAAGCATGACATGGTTTGGTGCAATACAtccaacaaacacaaaaaaacaacaaaacaaagacatttcttttttttaaatcttttgttcaataacatgtttttattaGTACTGTTGGGTATGTGGCTAACACTGTCCTGTCATCAAACTATTACTGGCTGTAGTTTTGTACAGGGACAGTGGTATCATTGATGGCTACATTTCTTGAGTTTGATTTTCTCAAAAATTGCTCGTTAGATCAATTGATTTTGGGTTGATTAATTTCATCTTTGTTTCATATATTGTTTGACTTCTCAATTGGTTAATTGAGTTGTTAATCTAATTGCTTCATGTTGTTGCGTTGATTAGGTAACTTATTGCTCCATTTATCTGTCATTCGGTTTACTAGTTCCTCTGTCGATTGGTTTATTATTGTTccattgactgattgatttatcAGTGAGTTGATTGCTCGTGTCTGTGTTGCCAGGGTTGGCTCCAGAAGCCCCACCCGTACCCGCTGAAGAAGAGGGTGCACCGGCTGAACCACGGCCAGGACACGCTGAAGGAGGCGACCCGCGTTACGCCCGGAAACGTCTCCGAACTCTGGAGCCGCCCTCGATGTGGCGTCCCGGACTACCCCGCCCAGAAGAGGGGCGTGGCCACTGGGAGGCAGCGGCACAAACGATTCGTCCTGTTTGGGGGCCGATGGGACAAGACTGACCTCACCTACAAgtgagactattattattattattattattattattgttgttgttgttattattatgattattgttttgttattattatgatggttgtattattgttatgattactgtgttattattgtagttattattatcatattattattaccattgcTGTTCTTGGTGTTGTACAGGTAAAAAATAcagtgattattattaatatcagtGATGGTGTTACAGCTGTAGCAGTACTATTGGACACAGCAGTATTAATCAGGGTGATGAAAGTAGATTTCCCTTGATGACCAATCCGAGATCACGGCTAAAGCAGTACCTGTCCAGGGAGGTCTGGGGTGATGGTCTGAGAGGGTACAGACTGGCGATCAGCCCACAGTAACCAGGCATCCAGCATCAAAGCAGACGGGGGTGTACACAGTATCCCCTAAAAAACAGAAGTATCACACTAATTAGCTTGCCGTGTTTCATTTCTCTCAACGGCcatccacccgcccccccccgtcactTTCAGTCAggcaggtcaggggtcagtcGCATGTCGGGGGTCAAACGGATCCAAGGCCCTTGATGTAGAGAAGAGGCagtggaaggggaggggctagcTCACAATAGCCCTGCCCCCATAACACCCCACCCTGCTCCAGAttatttggggtgggggtgggggtgggggggggggtgtagttagCAGGTGGGGGGTAAATAGCTGGCGTTGAGCCTTACAGAAAATCCTGTTCATTTCACCCCACTGGAGTtcacagtgacccccccccccagcacacacagacatgcacatgcacacacacacacacaaacagagaaaatacgTGCTGTGGTTCCCATGGCTACATTCATGTGTGCGTGACCCACAGTGCAGAGGCAGGCCTGAGGGTGTTTTCATGAGGGTGCCTTGCACACAGCCGCAGTATCGCAGCACGTAGGTGGCATCGCGCCCGCTCAGATGGCACAGGATGGTCAGATGGCACAGGCGAGGCTGTTCAGACACGCCAGCCGAGCTCAGGTGCAGGGATTACCTAAAACACCGTAATACCAGGGGCATCGACTGCCTGTCACAACTGGGCACATTTCAGATGACAGTgacagaggtggagagggagctTTGGGAGTTTTGAAATACCGGATACGtgcgttttttaaaatgtatttgtgtgtgcatgtgtgtgtgtgtatgtctgtgtgtacgcgtgcatttgtgtgtctgtgtgtgtgcatgcgtgcgtgtgtgtgtctcaggatCGTGCGTTTCCCCTGGCAGATGAGTAACGACAAGGTGAGGAGCATCCTGCGGGAGGCGAACCAGGTGTGGAGCGACGTCACCCCCCTCACCTTCACCGAGGTCAGCCACGGCCGCGCTGACATCATCATCGACTTCACTAGGTAAGGCCGCCATAACCAAGCAACCTCCAGCTTCAACAGTTAACCCCGCCCTGACTGAGCAGCCCCAAACCAGGTAACTCCGCCCACACCTGGTGACCCCACCCTGACCCATGACCACATGACCCCACCATGACCAGGTAATTCTTCCTTAAACAGACAACACTTCTCTGTCCTGGCAGCTCAACTCTGACCAGGTAAACCTATCTTGTCTAACCTTGAGTACCCAGAGCACCACCCAGGGAGGAAGGGCTTATTGCTCGCTAGTGCCCTCTCTGGTGGACTGGTTGTGAACAGTCCTCCTCTGGCCCTTACTCTGCTGAATAGATGAAGAACGTTGTAGTGATGGGATGAGTCCTCAGCAATTGGGCGTTccaaaggaaaaggaaaagaagcaTTCTGAGCTGCTTTAACTGAAGCTAACttaaacactttttaaataaagtttaactATCTGTTAGAACCTCACACTCTTCTACAAAAAACCTGAGTTGGCTAATGTTTCAGCCTCGAGAAGAAGGACCAACTGaaccctggtcctggtgagctttgtgcagtgtgtgcaggttttcactGTCACTCAGCACTTCATTGATTGAATCTAAGCTGCTGATTACAGAAATAACTCACTCCACCTGGGCTCTCGGGTCTGaatttggttgctgatttttaaggtgaaaacaaacacctgcagacCCTGGGGCCCTCTGGGACCAGAGCTGGAGAGGCCTGCGCTCGCAGTGTGTTCTCCAGCCCGATTAGAGTCTCACCAAGCAGCAACAGAGCCTGTAGGCCCCGGCGTGTGGAATCTCTTCCCCTTCGCGGTTTattgttctgctctctctctctctctctgtctctctccctctctctctctctctccttctctccccctctctccctctctctgtctcctctctctctctctatctctctctctctccctctctctctctctctctctctctccccctctctctctccccctctctccctccctccctccgccgcAGTATCTAAATCTATGAGCAGTGCAGACGTTTAGAGTCCCCGAAAGATGCAACCCTTGCAAAAGCGAGATGCCGAACATGGACTCTCAATAAGCAGGAGCTAACCACCAGTGTCGGGAGAGCAGCCGGTGGAGCCTGGGCTGTGCGCAGGGCAGGTCATTACACCGCCTGCGTCAGCTCCTCCAGGCCCCGGGCTCCAGGCCCCGGGCTCCAGGCCCCGGGCTCCAGGCCCCGGGCTCCAGGCCTCGGGCTCCAGGCCTCGGGCTCCAGGCCTCGGGCTCCAGGCCCCGGGCTCCAGGCCTCGGGCTCCAGGCCTCGGGCTCCAGGCCTCGGGCTCCAGGCCTCGGGCTCCAGGCACAGCTCGTAATTTGCCTGCTCACACAGTGCATTCCAAAAACACAGCGGGCAGCACTTTTCACCCGCGCCCGAAAtaggctactactactactgaaatAGGTtgaggacagaaaaaaatgtaattaaaagaaattaattaaaagacaCATTCCTAACCCAGAATAACATGGGAACAAATAGAGCAGGTGGAAAGATGAAGTTGTAAATAAGCGAGGTGTTGTAAAAAGTGGTGGCTAGTTCTCTCCGGTGTGGTTGTGTTTACTGAGCTGTCCCTGTTCTCAGGCTGTCCCGTTCAGCTCCATCTCCTTCCATGGGGCCAGCGAACACCTCTCCGGTCTCTCCCCTCCGCTCGTCGGCTCGATTCTGGTTCTGAGCGTTCCCTCCAGAAtaaactctgtgtgtgtctgtaacctGGGCAGCGGAAGGAGCACCGGCCGTATTTCAGAACCTGCGTTCCTACCCGAGCTCCAGGATCgctccctttctttctcacacAGTTTAATGGCCCACATTTGTCTGTGGGATCCGTGAGGcgtccctcccccccatttttATACACCTGCCAGTTGGCTTCCGGGCACATGCTTGCTGCTGCAGTCTtggcacaggtacagcacaggtaCAGTGTGGTGCGTTTCCTACTCCTACAAAACACTCCTGTTTTTACAGACCCACAGGCACATAGGAGTTCTCATGTCTCTTCATGAGTCACATGGCGTATTGATGTCTCTCCATGAATCATATGGTGTATTCATATCTCTCCATGAGTCATGTGGCGTATTCATATCTCTTTATGAGTCAGATCAGTCGGATATAGAGATTCTTGTCCTTTATAATTGGGGCCTGAGCTCTGTCAGTCCAGCTCAGGGGCCTGTTTTAATGGGGTGGAAAGATTCACCTGGTCCCAGGCCAGCTGCACAGAGCCTTTTACCCCCCACGGAGCTCACCGCTGCCCTGACCCAAAACCAAAATGGGACAGGCTTGGTTCAGGCCTGGTTCAGGGTACTCCATCATGCTGACACACTAGGTTCAAGCATAGTGGTGCCCCACAATGATCTGTACCACTGTATACATGGTGTGTCTACATGGGATAgatatgatttgttttttttggtgggggggcgggggtaatGATGGTACTATAGGGAGATTACTTATTCCCAGATGAAAGTAAGGTTTTAGGACAGGCTGCATAACGATTTTGCCAGCAGAGTTTTGAGGCTGTGATGAAAGCTTTGAGGTCTTTTATTATTGTCAGTATATCTGTCAGTCATTCGACATTCCTCTCAGTCAGCCACAGAGTATatgcacagagagagcgagaaaagcaagagagacagagagacagagacagattgaggaagagacagtgagaggaagagagagacagagtcagagggGGAAGAagtgcagacagagagagagagagaagttcaGACAGAGGGTGTAAATAAAAGGCTGTAAACCCTGTGAATACTTCAGCAGCCGACTCCCCCCCCATTTAAAAGCCGTGCCATCCTGTCATCAGTGCTGTGTGGGGCGGTCGCTGTTGGTGGGATGAAAAGGGCATTTGGCGCCGTCCTCAGcaatacccccctcccctcccccttcccctcacccctctccccctggaAGTCCCCCCTTtgattatttaatcatttatttcctCACTTATTTATGTTGACTTCAGTTAGTCACTTCACATTCACCTGGCGGATGCTCTGATCCGGAGCGCCTCGCAGGTGAATGGATCAGCTTGCCGGGTCATGCAGTCCAGGGACAGGCAGTCCCTTGGGGGTGTTCAGGTCTGGGCATGACCCACATGCCGGGTGCTCCATGGACTCACTCCGGCTAAATGGGGAGCCTGGATGGGCTGAATTTCCTGCTCTCTACATGCTGTATACAAACACGTTCTTTATCTTCTTAACAAAGCTAAAGAACAGAATCAGAGGTGAGGGAAGTTCAGGGGTCAGAAGGTAAAGGCCTTGCcacctcagccagctgattcactaattagttccacctcctgATTGGACTAATAAGCGAATACTATGGGTGACTGGAATGAAATTTTACTTCCTGAACCTGAATTTTCCACCTTTGATCAGAAGTGGGTCCACATGCGTTTATAAGAGCAGCAGTGATGTAGACCTGGCTAATGACACCCTTAGACCAGAGAGAGCATGCTCGACAGAGGCCACTGACAATCCTCGCCATGGCCGCTGGTGCATCCTGGGTAGCGGGGCGGTGCCAGCGTGCTCATGTTCATCTGTAGCCCCAAGGCAGGATTGGTGCAGCACTTTAATAGAGTACTCGCGAACATTTAAAGTTTaagtaaaacaaagaaagagagagagagagagagagaagcacagattAACTGTGTCTGTACCCCACCCAGACTGAGCTGGTCTTTGGCACTGTGTACGCCTGTCTGTTATCTTTATCAGGGTAATATGTTTGCTTTGTGTAGACCTCTTATCCAGGGTTGAAAGACACCTGGGCACCAGTTCATCATTTTGAATACTGTAACCCTTTATGTGCTAGGAAAAGCCCTGCAGATAGCTTAGCAAGAAATGTGTGTTCTTAGGAATTTTAAGAGCAAATCCTGGCTTTCGTTCTAAGGTATGATTGGGTTATGATTTGTTAGTTGAAAATTTGTTGAACATTTTAAGGGATCTGCAGGATGGGTTTTTGGCATATAATGAGTTAAAGTATTTCAGGGATGTATTTGAACTttgacccaggtgtgtgtgtcactcaTGTACGATGTGTCTGAGATACCTGTTTGTCCAGGTTGAGCACTAGGGCAATAAAAGGTAATAATAGCCTCCCCATGCCCACACCTGGGAATCACAGCAATTTCCATCCATatttagccccgcccacccctacTGTAGCCCTGCCAGTCACTGGTGTAGCTCCACCCCTTCCCTGATGTTTTCTGAGCTGCTCTGTTGGATTGACAGGTACTGGCACAGGGGACAGCCTGTGGAAACTCTAGAGATGTCCCACAATGATCGGTACCAGTGTCTGCGCGGTGAAGAAGTGCAATCTGTCCATATCCTGGACAAGCACGATGGGATCATGTTGGGACgttgtgtttgattgacaggtactGGCACGGGGACAGCCTGCCCTTTGACGGGCCTGGAGGAATCCTCGCCCACGCCTTTTTTCCCAGAACCCACCGGGAGGGAGACATTCACTTCGACTATGACGAGACATGGACGGTGGGAAACAGCAttggtcagtgtgtgggtgggggacAAAGGGGCGTCCAATGAAAAATAACCACATAATGCATTTATAGTTTAAGTATCATAGCACTCTACAGTGAAGTTATACTTCACTGGCCACCAAACGACCAATGACGGGCCTTGCTTCAGGGTACAGCAGCAAAGCCACACCCAGCTGTCAAACCAGAAGCAGAAACTCAGTGCCAGCATGGCAAACTGAAGTCCGTGCTCTgtgtctcctcccccctcccctccccctccctttccctccccctccccctccccctctccctccccctccccctcaggtaCGAACCTGCTCCAGGTAGCGGCTCACGAGTTTGGCCACGTCCTCGGCCTCCAGCACTCCCAGGTCCCCGGAGCAGTGATGTCACCGTTCTACAGCTTCACCTACCCGCTGGTGCTGAGCGAGGACGACAGGCGGGGGATTCAGTCCCTGTACGGCCAGCGCCTCACCCccgagccccgccccacccagtCCCGCCCCTCCAAGCCCCGCCCAACCCGCCCTCACATCATCGAGACCAACGAGATCCTCACCGTGGTAAGTGTGTCAGTACAGcagcaggcatgcacacacacacacacacacacacactctctcatgctcacacagaggcacacacacacacaaacacaatctcATATTACCAGATGCaaattcatacacatacattcttacacacaccgcactgaacacaaacatatatttacTTTATGTACTGCTACtaccaaaaaaaacatcaaacataGACTaatctctttccctttccctctctccctccctctctccctctctccctctctccctctctccccctctccccctctctccctctctccccctctctctctctctctctctctctccctccctccttcaccccccGCAGCCGGACACCTGTCACACCGATTTTGACGCGGTGTCGATGATCCGAGGCGAGCTGTTCTTCTTCAGGTCGGGGTACGTGTGGCGGATCCGGGACGGGCACCTGCAGACGGGGTACCCCGCCCTGGCGTCCCGGCACTGGCCGGGGATCCCCGATAACGTGGACGCCACATTCGAGGACGAGTCCGGGAACATCTGGTTCTTCCAAGGTGGGTGAACGGGGCGCGGCCTGTGGCTGTCATAAAAAAGGATGGGTATGTTAACAGGGTTTGGCAATAAATACCAAGGCACAATGATGCTTAGTTATATCATATTAACCTTTGTCCATGGTGGAGttcaggggtggccaaccctgatcctggagatccATAGGATAGccatagggtgtgtgtgtgtgtgtgtgtgtgatgcaggggagagttacagggtgtgtgtgtgtgtgtgtgtgtgtgtgtgatgcaggggagaattactgggtgtgtgtgtgtgatgcaggggaCAGTtactgggtatgtgtgtgtgtgatgcaggggaCAGTtactgggtatgtgtgtgtgtgatgcaggggagagttactgggtgtgtgtgtgtgtgatgcaggggacagttactgggtgtgtgtgtgtgtgtgatgcaggggaCAGTtactgggtatgtgtgtgtgtgatgcaggggagagttactgggtgtgtgtgtgtgtgatgcaggggaGAGTtactgggtatgtgtgtgtgtgatgcaggggaCAGTtactgggtatgtgtgtgtgtgatgcaggggagagttactgggtgtgtgtgtgtgtgtgtgatgcaggggagagttactgggtgtgtgtgtgtgatgcaggggaGAGTTactgggaatgtgtgtgtgatgcaggggacagttactgggtgtgtgtgtgtgtgatgcaggggaCAGTtactgggtatgtgtgtgtgtgatgcaggggaCAGTtactgggtatgtgtgtgtgtgatgcaggggagagttactgggtgtgtgtgtgtgtgacgcaggGGAGAgttactgggtgtgtgtgtgtgtgatgcaggggagagttactgggtgtgtgtgtgtgtgtgtgatgcaggggagagttactgggtgtgtgtgtgtgtgtgtgatgcaggggagagttactgggtgtgtgtgtgtgtgacgcaggGGAGAgttactgggtgtgtgtgtgtgatgcaggggagagttactgtgtgtgtgtgtgtgtgacgcaggGGAGAgttactgggtgtgtgtgtgtgatgcaggggagagttactgggtgtgtgtgtgtgtgacgcaggGGAGAgttactgggtgtgtgtgtgtgtgatgcaggggagagttactgggtgtgtgtgtgtgtgtgtgtgatgcaggggagagttactgggtgtgtgtgtgtgtgacgcaggGGAGAgttactgggtgtgtgtgtgtgatgcaggggagagttactgggtgtgtgtgtgtgtgatgcaggagacagttactgggtgtgtgtgtatgtgtgatgcaggggagagttactgggtgtgtgtgtgtgatgcaggggagagttactgggtgtgtgtgtgtgtgatgcaggagaCAGTtactgggtatgtgtgtgtgtgatgcaggggaGAGTtactgggtatgtgtgtgtgtgatgcaggggagagttactgggtgtgtgtgtgtgatgcaggggagagttactgggtgtgtgtgtgtgtgatgcaggagacagttactgggtgtgtgtgtatgtgtgatgcaggggagagttactgggtgtgtgtgtgtgatgcaggggaca is a window from the Anguilla anguilla isolate fAngAng1 chromosome 14, fAngAng1.pri, whole genome shotgun sequence genome containing:
- the LOC118212780 gene encoding stromelysin-3-like, with protein sequence MMRGPRLLSSAFVLHFFLYAYSVPVPEGKASARHKAAAGWLQKPHPYPLKKRVHRLNHGQDTLKEATRVTPGNVSELWSRPRCGVPDYPAQKRGVATGRQRHKRFVLFGGRWDKTDLTYKIVRFPWQMSNDKVRSILREANQVWSDVTPLTFTEVSHGRADIIIDFTRYWHGDSLPFDGPGGILAHAFFPRTHREGDIHFDYDETWTVGNSIGTNLLQVAAHEFGHVLGLQHSQVPGAVMSPFYSFTYPLVLSEDDRRGIQSLYGQRLTPEPRPTQSRPSKPRPTRPHIIETNEILTVPDTCHTDFDAVSMIRGELFFFRSGYVWRIRDGHLQTGYPALASRHWPGIPDNVDATFEDESGNIWFFQGESYWVFDAGRRITGPDPVQRLGLPVSHIQAALLRSEDHAHRVYFFKSGSYWRFSPRERRVDTPHPRHMQDWRGVPASVDGAFQDRQGYIHFLSGRQYWKVDPATRSVLPGYPRGIGMDFFGCLGSNYR